The DNA sequence CACTGGATCGAGGCCGGAAGTCGGCTCGTCGAGGAAGACCAGGGCCGGGTCGTTGAGCAAGGCCTGGGCCAGGCCGATCCTCTGCAACATCCCTTTTGAATACGTCCGCAGTTGCTTGTCCTTGAACGGCGTCAGGCCCACCAGGTCGAGCAGTTCAGGAATTTTTCGGCGGCGGCTCTCGGCGCTCATGCCGTAGAGTTCGCCGTGAAGCCTGAGAAACTCGGCGGCGGTGAGCCAATCGTGAAAGCGGAAGTGCTCCGGCAAGAATCCCATTTTGGCGCGAGCTTCGCGGTTGCCGAGCGGCTGGCCGAGCAATTGAGCGCCGCCCGACGTTGGCGAAACCAGGCCGAGCAACATTTTGATGGACGTGGTCTTGCCTGCGCCGTTCGGCCCAAGAAAGCCAAAGACCTCACCCTGCCGGACTTGCAAGGTGAGGCCGCGCACGGCGACGTTGTCGCCGAACTCTTTGCGGAGGTTGTTGGTTTCAATCGCGAACATGAGGTAAGTATACAAGCAGACAAGTAAACAGGTAGACAAGGTTGCCCCGTCTACCTGTTTCCCTGTTTACGTGTGTACTTGTTTGCGTTCGGCTACTTCAGCGAATTGGCGATGTCAATGCCGGCCTGCGGATCGTCGAAGCCGCTCACGGCGTAGATGATGCCGTTCTTCACCCACAACAAAGTGTAGCGGGCGGGAACGCCGTCGTCGGTTTCGCGGTAGATCAGATTGCCCGTCACCCCATCTACTTGCACCTGCTCGTACGAATGGCCGTTGCGCGGAATCGGCACGACGAGAGTCGAAGCCCAGTCCACGTTCTGGCTGAAGGCGCGGGCTTCGTCGGCAGTCATGCCGGTGAACTGCAAACCAATTTCGGCCAGTTGGGCTATGTCGAGGTCGGCGGGGGCGTTCACCGTCGGGCTTGGGATTTGGGCGAGGATGATACATGAGCGTAGCCGATACCACGAAACGTTGTCTGTATCAGCCCCGCCAGGTTCCGGGCACGCACCGTACATGCTGGATACCCCCGCCGGAATTTCGACCGAAATGCTCGCCCCGTCGAGCGAGGCCGGAAGTTGCAAATCGCTGCGCCCGGCTTCGTCGAGGATCGCCTGAGCGCGATCGCGATTGATGGTGAACTCAAAGGCCGTGCCATCTTGAACGGTGATTTGCGGCGCGGACTCGGCCTCGCTCCACACCCGGACGGTGAACCCGGCAAGCTGGCTGGCTTCTTCAGGGCTGGCCGCCACGGTGGGTTCACCCGGCTCTTTGGTCACCTTCATCGAGTCGGCGAAGAACTGGCCGATCAGTTCGCTCAGAGCCGAGTCGCTATTAAGCTCGCTCAGCCGGGTGGTGTCCACCGGCAGGACGGTGATTTGCTGGACGCGGAACAGGCCGAGAAACTGCACGGCCAGAGCGCGAACGGGCGCGAAGCTGAGTAACGTGACAGCCAGCGCGATAGTGACCAGGCCGGCGAGCGCAGGCCGCCAGCGAGTGAGCAATGTTTTGGTCATAGATGTTTTCTCCTGTTGACGAATTTGTGATTTGAAGCGATTGAGCGCCGCCGCCGCCGGTTGGGCCGTCTCTGAATCCCGAGGCGCAAGCGCGGCCAGTTGCGCGTTCACTTGCGCCGCCCGCGCCTCGAGGGCCGCCAGCCGGGCACGGCAGTCGGGGCAGGAGGCCAGATGCGCTTCACTATCAGAGTCGGTGCGAAGCAACCCGTCGAGTCGGGCGCGGAGTTGGCCGTCGTTGAGATGCATAATTTGCCTTGTTCGGCGTATTCCGTGTTGCGTATTCCGTGTCCAGTTCTACGGAATACGCAATACGCACTACGTTTCACTGTACCTCTTTTCAAATTCCTCTTCAGCCCGCGCCAGCAACGTGCCGATCGAGTTCGGCGAGACGTTGAGGGCGGCGGCGATTTCTTTGTACGAAAGCCCGGAGTGGCGCAGGATGAGCAGTTGCGCGTCGCGGGCGGGCAGTTGCCGCAGAACGTCGCGGGCGCGCCCGCGCCCGGCGGCTCGCTCGGCTTCCTGCTCCGGGTTGGGCGAGGCATTCAGGTCGAGCGCGTCACGGCCAGCTTGCTCTTCGTAGTTGGCCCGGCGTTTGGCGGCGCGCAGGGCGTTGTAGCCCAGGTTGGTCGCCACACGATAGAGCCAGCCGCCGAGGTTATCTGGCCGCGATGGCGGCTTCTGCCACAATTGCCAGAACGTTTCGAGCGCCAAATCTTCGGCTTCGGCCCGGTCGCCCACGAGCCGAAACAGCACGCCGTAAACACGCGTGTAGTTTTGCAGGAAGACGGATTCAAATCCGGCTTCGTCCTGGCGCGTTTGAGCGTTTGTGTTTTGCGCGTTGTCTGCTAAGGCCACCGGCGGTCTCCGCGCTCTTAAGACCTGACAGGTTTTGCGTAGCACCCCGTAGCGGACCTGTCAGGTCTGTGTGTGCGCTCTGATACTATAACACCGGCGGAGGGAGGGATGTGACTGGAGGGGACGTGTTGCAGGTGTGAAAATGGGCGCTTAGATAAGGCGGCGAATTTCCCGGCTTACACTTTCTCAAACGCCCATCGCTCGCCGTCCTTCTTCCACGAAATCAACTCTTCAGGCTCAAACCACAAGGCCACTTCGGCTGCGCCGTTCTCTGGGCTGTCGGAGCCGTGAGTGAGATTGCGGCCAATATCAATGGCAAAGTCGGCGCGGATGGTGCCGGGGGCGGCGTTGGTGGGGTTGGTGACGCCCATCACCTGGCGCACGGCTTCCACGGCTTTCGGGCCTTCCCAGGCCATCACGACCACCGGCGACGAGATGATGTACGAGATCAGGCCGTCGTAAAACGGCTTGCCTTTGTGAATGGCGTAATGTTGAGCGGCCAGTTCTTCCGAGACTTGCATGAACTTCATGGCGGCCAGCCGCAGGCCGCGCCGTTCAATGCGGCCGATAATTTCGCCGACGAGTCCGCGCTGGACGCCGTCGGGCTTGACGATGACAAGAGTGCGTTCCAAGATTTTATTCTCCTGATTGAACCGCGAAGGCGCGAAGAGCGCGAAGGGATTCCTTGTTTTCCCTTGTGCGTTTCCCGTCGCGCCTTCGCAGTGAATTCTACTTTGGGCAAATGTTTCTTGTAAGTCTGGCCGTTACAATTGTTGTAGCGCCGCCCGGTAAACATCCAGCGCCTTTTGTAGTTGGTTGTCTTTCATGTAGGCGTCGCCCAGGGCGCGCAGCAGTTCCGGCGAGCGCGGATTCTTCTGATTGGCGGCCTCCAGGTCGGCGATGATGTCGGGCAATAGTTCCCCGGCGTGAGTCAGTTCAGCATACACTTCGACGGCTTGCTCGAAGTTTTCTTCCATCAATCGCTCGCGGGCCACCGCCAGCACAATAGGCGGCTCTTCGCCGCTTCGCAGTTTGGGCTTGCGGGCCGGGCGCGGGCGCTTG is a window from the Chloroflexota bacterium genome containing:
- a CDS encoding ABC transporter ATP-binding protein, giving the protein MFAIETNNLRKEFGDNVAVRGLTLQVRQGEVFGFLGPNGAGKTTSIKMLLGLVSPTSGGAQLLGQPLGNREARAKMGFLPEHFRFHDWLTAAEFLRLHGELYGMSAESRRRKIPELLDLVGLTPFKDKQLRTYSKGMLQRIGLAQALLNDPALVFLDEPTSGLDPVGRRLVRDIIRDLRSRGTTVFLNSHLLSEVEITCDRVAFIKHGEVIRVSELQTLVEGETSVAIRAGGLTGETVAGLNQWGRDVRADGDHVTLTIADDSALPTITRHLVACGADVYAIAPQRLSLEELFIQIVGMDGGL
- a CDS encoding sigma-70 family RNA polymerase sigma factor — protein: MALADNAQNTNAQTRQDEAGFESVFLQNYTRVYGVLFRLVGDRAEAEDLALETFWQLWQKPPSRPDNLGGWLYRVATNLGYNALRAAKRRANYEEQAGRDALDLNASPNPEQEAERAAGRGRARDVLRQLPARDAQLLILRHSGLSYKEIAAALNVSPNSIGTLLARAEEEFEKRYSET
- the ndk gene encoding nucleoside-diphosphate kinase, yielding MERTLVIVKPDGVQRGLVGEIIGRIERRGLRLAAMKFMQVSEELAAQHYAIHKGKPFYDGLISYIISSPVVVMAWEGPKAVEAVRQVMGVTNPTNAAPGTIRADFAIDIGRNLTHGSDSPENGAAEVALWFEPEELISWKKDGERWAFEKV